The nucleotide sequence TGGAAGACAAAATCTCATCAGAGGAGTTCAGCAACATTTGCAGGCAGCTCCTCGATTTGCACATTATAAAACTTCTGGATGTCAAACAGCATTCTTTCATCATCCTTCGTGACAAAGTTGATGGCAACACCCTTCCTACCAAACCGACCACTACGACCGATACGGTGGAGATAGTTCTCGGGCTGTGTAGGGAGATCATAGTTTATTACGAGAGACACTTGCTGAACATCAATACCACGTGCCAGAAGATCGGTTGTTATCAGAACACGGGAAGACCCAGAACGGAACTCCCGCATAATGATGTCCCTTGTATTCTGGTCCATGTCTCCGTGGGTGGCTGACACCGTGTGGTCTCGGCTTCGCATCTTGTCCGTCAACCAATCTACTTTCCTTCTGGTGTTGACAAAAATGACACTCTGGGTAATGGCTAATGTCTCGTACAGATCACAAAGTGTGTCGAGCTTCCATTCCTCTCTCTCACAATTGACATAAAACTGCTTTATACCCTCCAAAGTGAGCTCGTCGCGCTTCACAAGGATCCTCACAGGTTTGTTCATGAACTTTCTAGTAATTTCAAGGGCCTCAGGGGGCATTGTGGCAGAGAAAACTCCAACCTGAATCTTAGATGGCAGCAACTGGAATATATCGTAGATCTGATAACAAGGAAGCAGAGAATGGATATAgaaattatacaaaaaaaaataatcggAAATTAAGAGTCGCAAAATAAGAACTTTTAGCAgataaaaaacaacaacaaagccttattcCACTAAGTGGGGGTCAGCTTTTAACTGATAAAGGAAATATAAAAACTGGAGGGCACTTGAAAATATAAAGTATAATCATTAAACAGTCAGAAAGTACAATTGATCAGATACAAGTAGGAACTAATGCTGGGTTTGGGTAAACAGACAAATTTGCATCGGATGATTTTACGTATCTATAACCGAGCAGTAACGATCGATAATATCTTAATaacaaaaggaaaaatgaaaacagAAGTCATCAAGCAAGTAAAAAAGTACCTGGTCTTTAAAACCCCTTGAAAGCATTTCATCAGCCTCATCCAACACAAACATTTTAATGTGATCCGGCTGAAGTGACTGTCTGCGCAGCATATCAAAGACACGTCCAGGAGTACCAACAACAACATGAACACCGCTGGCTAGAATGCGTTGGTCTTCACGAACACTGGTGCCTCCCACACAGGCATGAACCTTCACACCTAGATAATCTCCAAGCGCCCGCATGACCTTCTCAATCTGCTGAGCAAGCTCACGGGTTGGCGCTAAAACCAAGGCCTGACATTCAGTCAGGCTGTAGTCAAGTTGTTGCAGGATTCCAGAGCAGAAAGTTGCAGTTTTTCCAGTTCCGGATTGggcctgttgaataacatcaagtCCCTTGCAGAATGGGACTATTCCCCTTTGCTGAATAGCTGATGGCTTTTCAAAACCTACAGAACAAACCATATTAGTTTAATAATAGAAGTTttacattctaaaatttcaactaaaAGTACATGACAAATACGTTAGTGGGACAAACAAACAAGGCAGTTTAGCATAATAAAGCATAACAGATCGAACACCATGCTAGGTTCTATGTTGGCACTATACTATcgatgaaatatatatatattaaagggACTAGTAAAAGTTTACCATAAGCATAAATGCCTCTGAGGAGATTCTCTTGCAAACCCATAGCATCAAAGCTATCGTACACCTCATCATAAGATGTGAAGAAGTCCTGTCCATCAGCTGTGAGTCTGTATCCAAGAGCCGACAGAGCGAGCGAACAACACCATAAATTAAACCCGAAAGACAAAAATAAACTAATATATTGGCCTGATAGTAAGAAAAAAGCGAAATCACTTACAAATCATTCATTTTGGCATCAAATTGACGAGCATCGAACTGTGTTCCCTCAGGTGCAGCTCCTGCCATGACTGCAACACCAACAAAAACATACGCCACACAAATAAATTACGAGTATCAGCGCCATAAAAACAACCTAATGGAtaccaaaaacataaaaaaaaaaataggaatatCAAATCAGCATAAGCTCTAACCAGAAAAAAAATTGATGAAATCACTCGTTGATACAAAAAAGGTTTAGTTTCAGAAAGGCTCGAACCATAATATGACACAATCGTTAACTTGCATAAAACAACAGCCGCTCAACAATAACGAATAACAGcgaaggaaaaacaaaaaaatatatatataaacagttAATCGGAAGCGACTGAAACAACTGTGAGAACAAGATCGTTGAATCAGAGAAGGATGGAATAGAAGAGACTCACCtgcggatgatgatgatgttgatgttgatgttgatgatgaAGAAGACGAAGACGAAGATTTTCGCAGTGAAGAAGATTGAACGGAGTTAGGGTTTCCCAAACTCCTCGGATCTACGCCGCGGAGTTGAGGAGAGATAATAAGAGAGAGTGTTTTGTAAAGTGAGAAAAGAAACAAGGGTGGTTCCCTACTACATTATACCGTAGGAAACATTTCAAATGCATTGGGGAGTACCGGTgcaccagttgttttaaccgttgattttaattaatatatattatatatatttttataattcaaatcaacggttaaaacaactagaGCACCGGTACTCCCagtgcacttgaaatgtttcctataCCGTATACTACCCTTCGATACTGTAGTTCTTTATCGTCATTCCAACTTTACCCCTGAGCATTCGGTCAACTCACACGGGTCAAAACCCTACTGAACCCTTGGATCTTCACCGCCAAAGACATTTAACACGTGTACCAATCACATTCGCAGCTTCAGTCCCCATATGATAATAACATAACATAGCTTTTCTCTTTTCGTAATTtcactttgtttttttttttttttcatgtcaCTTGATTTTAATCTTATTTATATAAGAAGTTATAAGATAAGTTTCCAAATTTGATACAAATCACTCGGAGATCAAATCTTCTAAACAAACAAAATTGTTGAATCAATTCAATTAGATGATATCATTTTAGTTGGATATATTGATTTTCTATAAATTTAACCAATATTACATGCTANNNNNNNNNNNNNNNNNNNNNNNNNNNNNNNNNNNNNNNNNNNNNNNNNNNNNNatacaaaaaaaattaattactatatatttatatataaatacatatttatttaatttattttttaatatatattttatattttaatatatattctatttGAATGATTGATttataaactaatttttaaaatacatGCAATAATTATATTGAAATATATATGAAACTAACTACTGGAAAATTTTAAACATTACATCTAAAACTCAAATTTTGTTTCATTATATACATGTGTTAGAGTTGAATccattatatttaaatttttagttgatatgttgagatattttctttttgtacggaaaaaacataaattattttaatttcatttatccttgaaattaattaataattatttcaatttttgtaATGTCAACTGTTTTTTTCTGCCATGAAGATTAGCTAGTATTTATCAATTTTGGAAATAATTAACACTTTAACAAANNNNNNNNNNNNNNNNNNNNNNNNNNNNNNAAAAAAATTGTGAGAAAAATTATAAAGTGATAAGTTATATagattaattaaatttataatttttattataagttTCAGCATCTTGATTTAACGATAATTAGACTctcgtttttttattttatcaatttttttatgtTAGAAGAATTTATCCTATATAAACatttatatattgctggaaattaattaacaactacattagttattattaattattaatttcataaTCTTCTTGAAATTGGTATTGTAATACATTTGAGTACCATATATTAAACTGCGAGGAAGAATAaggtcagcaacttttgtgatttgtagccatcaaataattattaatgatggttttaatggtgtgagattggtgtgaaattttatccaatggctcacttttttttACTGGTTACTAGGGTTGGCAATTCATACCCTATCCGTGGGTACCCAATCTGGtccaacccgttcgggtagggtaTGGTACGGTCCGGtatgcctgcgggtagggtagggtatgggtttagggtgtatcctatcctaccctacccgcacctcatatataacacatattttataaaaacctctctatatagtgaaggaagtgagagttGAACCCACAACCTCTCTTATATAACGACTTATAATAAGTGAACTaccactaaactagttagttaatttaataatttagagcattagttttttttttatgttattaatacgtataaaatttgaaataattgaattttatatttactctgaaaatatttgatatttctgcgggtagagtagggtagggtagggtttagaattttagggtgcgggtagggttagggttgagagattctcaacccgcgggtaggattAGGGTAAGGTCCAAACCCATTGCCCATTGCCAGCCCTAGCGGTTACATGCTCAttagaatttaataaagttgctggtCCCTAAACTTTTCCTTAAACTGTTGATGAACATGAACAACATAACAAGACACCAATaccaaataaaactaaactacACTATTGATCATGATGATCTTCatcttgttattattgtttcaCGGTGGAAATTCACTTaacttcatatgaagttgatagttgagaatcgttagataacaattcagccaaacttgtcaaattatttaacgactctcaattatcaacttcacatcaAGTTTCTactttatttcacatcttttgctAATTAATTAACCATGATACATATAATGGCAAATATATACTAGGAATTTATGGCCCTGCAAGTATTCCTAATCTCTCCATCAGAGCCAGTCTTAGGATTGATATTCCCCATCCTGATCATAGAATTAGCAAAATCTGCAAAGAAAAGTGCAGAATTATTGCTATAGGTTTGGACCAAAGCCTTAGTAGTTGAAACAGCCTCATCACTAGAGAAGAGTATCTGGTCAGAACTAAGAAGGCCCTTGGAGTTGAGTAGGTTCTTGAAATAGTGGTTGTCAAATAGATCTATGGAGTTCCTATCAAGTGGAGCAGTTGTGTTTCCATCACCATTTTGGGGACACAAACTTTGTAGATCTGAAAGCATGCTAGTGTCTAGTGTTGGATCTGGTGAACCTGTTCCTGAGAAGTTGAATAATCTATTGCTAAATAGTACACACCTTCCTCTCCCAATAGTATGAGCACCTTCATTCAcatacaaaatattattattagcCTAAATTAATTGCATTTATCTTCAATATAATTCCTTATTGTTATGCCTGATACTTAGTTTTATTACCTGATAAAGCAACAACATCAGTGAGATTGAGGCCTGCATTAGTGAACTTTGAAATAATAGTATTCAATGGATCAAATGGAGTTGGAAGAACTTGACTTGCCAATGTTCCATTTGAAATTGTCCCATCTCGTCGACCCAATAAAACGTTCCAAAACGGACCACCGCTCTACAAAACATTAAACTGTTAATCACTTGAGGTTGCATTTATTTATAGGTACCGAACACTGAAATAGAAATACAGAGACATAAAATCGTATTTAACAGATGGGATATGAATAAAAATATTGTGTCTATAGATATTGAATtaatgtattttgtgtccattatAATAGAAAAGACACTAACTTTTTAtacttatatttttattattatatttttttcttaaatattttgaataaaaaaaaagaataaattagattttcaaaataaatctaaGAACATTAATTTTTGTGTCttgttttttatgttttattttttttttcttaagatCAAATGCAACCTAGCAGAACAATAAGTGTAAAATAGGAACCACTCCAATAAAGacgtctaaaacgtctttttttaaaaatgttttcttataagtaaaatttaacacatatatataattgattaaactatattatttttgtcaaaattagaccagacaaattaatttgatcgaaAAAATAATGAATTAAGTATTGAAttgatctaaattaatattattttttataaaaaatgactacaatacctttattaattttgagaattctAAATTCTAACCCTTTACTTTTCTGCCGTCATAgagttaggatttagaattttcaaatatatatatatatataataggagtattttagtcattttctataataagcgtattgtagtaattttttgtaaaaaaaaatattaatttagaccgatttaaaatttgattcaatattttttcggtcaaattaatttgtctaatctaattttgacaaaaataatatgatttaatcgattatatatgttaaaaaactatctttaaaaaaaaatattttagacatTTTTATCTAGGTTCCAGAGTAAAATATGTTAAAAATCATCAAACAATTATCATTTATCGTATTTATAAGAATATAATTTTATGTGAGGGATGAATAAAAAGATAGAATGATTACAAGGAAAACAGCATCTCTAGCGGTTATGGCTAATATATCAGCACAAGATACAACTCCACTACATGCAGCCTCCACAGAACTTTTGATTGTATCTACAACGTCAAATCCTCTTACAGAATTCAAGTTTGGACCCGCTAACTTTTCAATATCGTTACCTCCATCTAGCAATATTGATCCATCACAACCCTGATGATCATCCAAAAAATACATACCCCAAGATTATTATGCAATGCAAAAATAACCAATAATATATAACATAGTAATTAAGTtgtcaatgagttatagctcaaataacATAGTCTCcttatactcaattaagaggttgtgggttcgagtattctatctttggtaaaaaaaaaattagcttaCATTTACAAAGCAATCATGAAAGTGGAGACGAAGCAAAGAAGCACCCATTCTCATCTCATTCATGAGGGCATTTTGAACCTGTCTCCTTACCACTTTGAAAAGGTTAGGGCATGTTGTGTTATAGAAATCTGTTGTGAGTTGGGACCTTGTTCCCAAAAACAACACCAACATACTCATGGCCCAAATGTAACAGCTACATCCCCTCTTCATGGTGTTTGTTACTTTGTATAACAAGCTAAGCTAAGATTTAATTCAATAAGCAACGAAGGCTTAATCATTTATAAAAAAAGATACGAGTTACATTTCAATTATATATTCAGATAAAAACTCCACTTGACTTCTTAGTGCTATCTAGCAATGCTGGCGGCGTCACAGAATTCaattcttaatatatatatatatatatataaNNNNNNNNNNNNNNNNNNNNNNNNNNNNNNNNNNNNNNNNNNNNNNNNNNNNATAAAGCTACTCCATGAACCAAATATATAAGTTGGTATGAACATTCCTGCACATGGAACAATAATTATAAGCCGTTGGATGAAAACATACATGCATTAGTTGCCTTGATGATTTGACAATTGGTAGCTAGTAGAATGAGTTATTTGTAACAAAAATGCTATTCGTATACCAAAATTAGctactaaaatcagttattaatatatttgtgcataaatatatgtgttatttaatttatttttagggtaaagtacattttttgtccttgaagtttgacaaaactttcaaaaatacccctaagttttattttgtttcaattttatcccaaaagttttcgatttgcatcaaatatacccctgacgactaatttttcaaaaaattaaagactaattcaacaacaatttcataagaataaccttcaacacaaacaaatcaagcataattttcatgcattattgttagattgatcttaattgttttgaaaatttagccgtcgagggtatatttgatgcaaatcgaaaacttttaggacaaaattgaaacaaaataaaacttaggggtattttttaaatttttaccaaactttaaggacaaaaagtatactctacccttatttttaatatatatttgtattccaacatatattttatattaatcgcTGATTTTGATGTACACGTAGGTAACATAGTTGATTTGTAATTATCTCCGATGAAAAATTATTATAGTCACCAATCATAAGTATTtgtttttatgtaaaaataaaaATGGTTAGATGATTCGAcatgaaaataattttatatcagtaattgtttttattatgtatttttttcgcaacaattattttttttttcaaattttattaccATATAAGATAATTAATACAGTCTTTATTGATAAATTGTAATTTATAGGGATcttgtaatttaaaaaaaaaatagaaagtatAGACAGTTCTCttgcaatttttaattttatgatttaaaattaaaatttatgatttataagctagatttttaaaaaaatagttgattttaactaaaaaatttaattttcatgcattactgtactctttaaaaaaaaatttaacccaAATAACATCCAAATTTTTTACGCTTATTTAAAGGAGGATGAATACCTTCTATTCAACCATActccaaataaataattataagtgCGATATGATGGTGCAACTTATCAAACTATGAATGTAGAGCTTTCCACGTTTATGTCAGTGAATCAAGATAAGCATATCTAGTATAAAGAGAAATGTTAGACACagtaaattttgtgatttataattattaattaattgttattatatttaatagtataaaattacttaatatttttaataaaagtatTGACGTGACGTCTATAACGTCTAGACTTTTTTAAACCTTTAAATTGTTTTAATTGATCATTTGTTGACCGCAGTTGATTAATTAAGTGCTACTATTAAAGTATAGTCATGCATGTAGTGCTTCTTCCATTAAGTTGCTTATGAGTTATGACAATGATATATAATTAGAGTTACTggttaaattattattttgttattcaattttttttttataaaaattaaatgtatttaaaaaaaagaaattaaaataataatattttaatttcataaaattaaatttatttagtaataactttttaaattttaaaccaaatataaaaatataatatttttatcttaaaattatttataattttcctAACTACACATTCTTATATAGTAACTGTTATATCATAATCCAATAACAACTCTTCTTACTGATAATGTAACATCACTGTGCACGTGATGAGAAGCATTATGTGAAGGGGGAACTTGTCTTTATTATCAACATTCATCGAATTGAagtttatttctttaattttcacgATGTTGGCTAAGCTAAATAAGGTTGGAGACAAATAGGAAATCCACTATGATCTATGTACGTTCCATACAATAATAATATAAGCACGTTGAACTTaggaaattatttttatttgcaatAATTATATAAGCACGTTGAACTTAGGAAATTACGTCATGCAAAACCATGATCATCTTGAACTAATTAATTAGGTAGCTTAGTTGAGAATAATATATAGGAGTCCTGGCACAAGAATATACAATAAGGAGTTATATATTCTCCTGATAGCAAGGGAACGACAAAGTTTAGGTAGCTAATAAGTTTATATTATAGTaggtaaaaataatataaataattagttttaaaattggctcaataaagtaaaaatacattaCACTTCTAAATTAtacacctaaatcttaatattagaataaccatccatatacttaatgaattgaacatccgatatatccattatttatattgtttaatatttttattctcTATCTAtactttttaaatataaaatactcCTGCTGCAATCGCCAGCACTAAGTATAGCGGATTGGGTTGCATTAACGGANNNNNNNNNNNNNNNNNNNNNNNNNNNNNNNAATGGTGAGGTGTTGTGATGGCGCTAGATATTTTTGGATTGAGAATCTTGTACTTTGAGGAGTATTATTGCAATTTAAGCTCACCTTTATTTCCGATCCAGACCGATCATGAATTTTACTGCTACTTGTGctaaatgtctaaaccttgtaaTTAAGTTGCTTGTGACATTTGTTTCTTGTATTGAATTACCAGAAATGTATAACTACTATTCTTGTACATAAGTTTTTGTATACTTTCACTTTTGATAAGAAAAGTgatggaaaagaaataaaaataaataaataaaaattttatgttttaaattataaaatgaagATGTACAAACAGATGTAATATTATTAGAAAGTATACAAATTTATCCTATTTTCTTTAGGATTGGACTAATGTGTTACAcataaacaataattaaaatctGGTgacattttattcttcttataattcttttattcttctttttttagaTAAATACCATTTTTGATCTCTGATATTTTTTTTGAGATATATCGCATCTTAATCATCCTTAAATTTCAACCAGATCCCTCACTTATCAGTAAAATTGGACAAATTAACCCCTGCAACTAGTTGACAACGGATTACCTGTTTGACGTAACAAGTGGAGTATAATGTATCAATACCAAGTGCTAGATGTCAACTCCAAATGGTTATTGGAACTAAATAATCCTTtcacttcttcctcctcctcctcctcctctccttcttcctcctcctcctcctcctcctcctcctcttttttctctttttcagaCCCATTATCATTATTATCTATCTCCACAATTTTAAAACTCTTTCTGCATTAACCTTGACAATATCATAAAACTAGTAAAGTTTAACTATTCTATTAGTCCCTATAGTTttaaccaaatttttaattaggtacttatatttttttctttttaattgggtccctacactgctttaattttgtaattaagtccttcatagtgtaaataatataatattagagttaacttaatatttttttcgcaaattgaaggtatttataattaaaaacttaattaaatgtttgaccgcatgtattttggtaaaaatattatgttatttttaacataaaaaggacataattacaaaattaaaagtaatgtagggactaaattgaaagaaaaaaaaaagtataaggacctaattaaaaatttggtgaaactatagggacaaatagaataattaaaccaactAGTAATTCATATATCATTAACAATTTAACATACACTTCATATATACAAGAAGACAAGAATTGAAGAATTGGGGGCAACCAGAAGGCCTCGTCGACGAACTTGAATGTCTCACCAGATGCCACGTGGGGCTCTTATAGTGCTTGAGGAGGACGAGATAGGACAAAGGGCTTTGGACGGCATACCCGTTAGGGAAGAGAGTTGTTAGCAATGACAGCGCAAAGGACAGTGAGGACAGTGAGAATCTTGGTGACGCCGAAAAGATTTGGAGTGAGTTATTGAGGGAGGTTGGGTAAgacgagaaggagaagaagagggggaagaGGGAACCACGGTGGTAGTGACTGTTGGTGGCAAAACAGGGGAAGAAGATGGTGGTTCTGGAGATGACGCgatggagaaagaaaaagaaaagaaaaggaaaagaaaaggaagaagaaaagagagattGGTTTGACGATGGTGGTGCCACGGTGATGGTTGTGAAGGTGAAgtttgatgatgatggtgactgGTCGAAtagaaagaagaagaggagaagaaagtaaagaaaaggaagaggagaagagaagagagggtctTTGTAAACATTTAAAGTTAACACCTAACACTTGACATTGACACATCATACTCCATCTGATGTGTCAGATCAAGGTTTAAGAATAATTAAAGTGGGATATGTCTcacgagaaaaaaaaaaaagacaaaaatagaaaacagtatttactattttttttttcagacttagttcatcttcttttcttttcctcgaAAGACACCAATAAATTGTTGGGTCTAATGGGCTGAGGATCATTGGCGGACTGGAATATCCATTGGACTTTATTTCCTAGCACCGTGCATCCTACTAACAAAGGCATGACATGGAACTGAGGGAAATATTTATTCAACTAACTTAATAGATTACCAATTTAATAATAATTGTTTACGTAAAAATTCAGATACaatgaaaaattattaaataatttaatatatttaattaaattattatctaaaatATTTATGTATCAACGTGTAAAGTG is from Arachis ipaensis cultivar K30076 chromosome B01, Araip1.1, whole genome shotgun sequence and encodes:
- the LOC107643311 gene encoding eukaryotic initiation factor 4A-15, translated to MAGAAPEGTQFDARQFDAKMNDLLTADGQDFFTSYDEVYDSFDAMGLQENLLRGIYAYGFEKPSAIQQRGIVPFCKGLDVIQQAQSGTGKTATFCSGILQQLDYSLTECQALVLAPTRELAQQIEKVMRALGDYLGVKVHACVGGTSVREDQRILASGVHVVVGTPGRVFDMLRRQSLQPDHIKMFVLDEADEMLSRGFKDQIYDIFQLLPSKIQVGVFSATMPPEALEITRKFMNKPVRILVKRDELTLEGIKQFYVNCEREEWKLDTLCDLYETLAITQSVIFVNTRRKVDWLTDKMRSRDHTVSATHGDMDQNTRDIIMREFRSGSSRVLITTDLLARGIDVQQVSLVINYDLPTQPENYLHRIGRSGRFGRKGVAINFVTKDDERMLFDIQKFYNVQIEELPANVAELL
- the LOC107643321 gene encoding peroxidase N, which produces MKRGCSCYIWAMSMLVLFLGTRSQLTTDFYNTTCPNLFKVVRRQVQNALMNEMRMGASLLRLHFHDCFVNGCDGSILLDGGNDIEKLAGPNLNSVRGFDVVDTIKSSVEAACSGVVSCADILAITARDAVFLSGGPFWNVLLGRRDGTISNGTLASQVLPTPFDPLNTIISKFTNAGLNLTDVVALSGAHTIGRGRCVLFSNRLFNFSGTGSPDPTLDTSMLSDLQSLCPQNGDGNTTAPLDRNSIDLFDNHYFKNLLNSKGLLSSDQILFSSDEAVSTTKALVQTYSNNSALFFADFANSMIRMGNINPKTGSDGEIRNTCRAINS